From the genome of Neomonachus schauinslandi chromosome 5, ASM220157v2, whole genome shotgun sequence, one region includes:
- the TRIP6 gene encoding thyroid receptor-interacting protein 6 — MSGPTWLPPRQLEPARAPQGRALPRGAPGPPPAHGAALQPHPRVNFCPLPSEQCYQAPGGPDDRGLAWVGCHGAPQRSQGLPPDRGALRPGSLDAEIDSLTSMLAELDGGRGHAPRRSDRQAYEPPQPHAYRTGSGSLKPNGGGLPIPPQQLSASPYGGPTPASYATASTPAGPAFPVQVKVAQPVRGCGPPRRGASQASGALPGAHFPLPGRGDVWGAGYRSHREPGPGGKEEAAGGGRGRGYGPQVPLSQPPEEELERLTKKLVHDMNHPPTGEYFGRCGGCGEDVVGDGAGVVALDRVFHVGCFVCSTCRAQLRGQHFYAVERRAYCESCYVATLEKCSTCSQPILDRILRAMGKAYHPSCFTCVVCHRGLDGIPFTVDATSQIHCIEDFHRKFAPRCSVCGGAIMPEPGQEETVRIVALDRSFHIGCYKCEECGLLLSSEGECQGCYPLDGHILCKACSAWRIQELSATVTTDC; from the exons ATGTCGGGGCCCACCTGGCTCCCCCCAAGGCAGTTGGAGCCTGCAAGAGCCCCTCAGGGGAGAGCACTCCCTCGAGGCGCCCCGGGGCCGCCGCCAGCCCATGGAGCAG CACTTCAGCCCCACCCCAGGGTCAATTTTTGCCCCCTCCCATCTGAGCAGTGTTACCAGGCCCCCGGGGGACCGGATGATCGGGGGCTCGCCTGGGTGGGGTGCCATGGCGCACCCCAGCGCTCACAG GGGCTCCCCCCAGATAGGGGGGCCTTGCGTCCAGGGAGCCTGGATGCCGAGATAGACTCGCTGACCAGCATGCTGGCTGAGCTGGATGGAGGTCGTGGGCATGCCCCACGGCGGTCAGACCGGCAG GCTTATGAGCCCCCTCAGCCCCATGCCTACCGCACGGGCTCAGGCTCCCTGAAGCCGAATGGAGGGGGTCTTCCTATTCCTCCCCAACAGCTCTCAGCATCCCCCTATGGGGGCCCCACTCCGGCCTCCTATGCTACAGCCAGCACCCCTGCTGGCCCTGCCTTCCCTGTGCAAGTGAAGGTGGCACAACCAGTGAGAGGCTGCGGCCCTCCCAGGCGGGGGGCCTCTCAGGCCTCCGGGGCCCTCCCGGGCGCCCACTTCCCTCTGCCAGGCCGAGGTGACGTCTGGGGGGCTGGCTATAGGAGCCACCGTGAGCCAGGGCCAGGGGGTAAAGAGGAggctgcaggaggaggaagaggacgcGGGTACGGGCCCCAG GTCCCCCTGAGCCAGCCTCCTGAGGAGGAGCTTGAGAGGCTGACCAAGAAGCTGGTGCATGACATGAACCACCCTCCCACCGGGGAGTACTTCG ggcgCTGTGGGGGCTGCGGAGAAGACGTGGTTGGGGACGGGGCTGGCGTTGTGGCCCTGGACCGCGTCTTTCACGTTGGCTGCTTTGTGTGCTCTACGTGCCGGGCCCAGCTTCGGGGCCAGCATTTCTACGCCGTGGAGAGGAGAGCGTACTGTGAGAGCTGTTACGTG GCCACCCTGGAGAAGTGCTCCACATGCTCCCAACCCATCCTGGACCGGATCCTGCGGGCCATGGGGAAGGCCTACCATCCTAGCTGCTTCACCTGTGTGGTGTGTCACCGTGGCCTCGATGGTATCCCTTTCACAGTGGATGCCACCAGCCAGATCCACTGCATCGAGGACTTCCACAG gaaGTTTGCCCCACGATGCTCAGTGTGTGGTGGGGCCATCATGCCTGAGCCAGGTCAGGAGGAGACTGTACGAATCGTTGCTCTGGATCGCAGTTTTCACATTGGCTGTTATAAGTGCGAG GAGTGTGGGCTGCTGCTGTCCTCTGAGGGCGAGTGTCAGGGCTGCTACCCGTTGGATGGGCACATCTTGTGCAAGGCGTGCAGTGCCTGGCGCATCCAGGAGCTCTCAGCCACCGTCACCACCGACTGCTGA
- the SLC12A9 gene encoding solute carrier family 12 member 9 isoform X2, which translates to MSSGPVCAPGASPDSTRSSGLQVLPQGYGWSLLYGSLLLGLVGGVCTLGAGLYARASFLTFLLVSGSLASVLVSFVAVGPRSITLAPRPGPNGSSLPPQVGHFTGFNSSTLKANLGAGYAKDYTTGAMMTFASVFAVLFNGCTGIMAGANMSGELKDPSRAIPLGTIVAVTYTFFIYTLLFFLSSFTCDRTLLQEDYGFFRAISLWPPLVLIGIYATALSASMSSLIGASRILHALAQDDLFGMILAPAKVVSRTGNPWGAVLYSWGLVQLVLLAGKLNTLAAVVTVFYLVAYAAVDLSCLSLEWASAPNFRPTFSLFSWHTCLLGVASCLLMMFLISPGAAGGSLLLMGLLSALLTARGGPSSWGYVSQALLFHQVRKYLLRLDVRKDHVKFWRPQLLLLVGNPRGALPLLRLANQLKKGGLYVLGHVTLGDLDCLPSDPVQPQYGAWLSLVDRAQVKAFVDLTLSPSVRQGAQHLLRISGLGGMKPNTLVLGFYDDSAPQDHFLTDPAFSEAADGIQEGGSPALSSLFPPPRAPGSPRALSPQDYVATVADALKMNKNVVLARACGALPPERLSRGSGGTSPPHHVDVWPLNLLRPRGGPGYVDVCGLFLLQMATILGMVPAWHSARLRIFLCLGPREAPGAAEGRLRALLSQLRIRAEVQEVVWGEGAGSGEPEEEEEEGDFVNGRRGDAEAEALASSANALVRAQQGRSRGEGPGGPEGGDGEGGPATALTFLYLPRPPADAARYTRYLALLETLTRDLGPTLLIHGVTPVTCTDL; encoded by the exons ATGTCTTCGGGGCCGGTCTGTGCTCCAGGCGCCTCTCCGG ACTCCACTCGGTCCAGTGGGCTTCAGGTCCTGCCCCAGGGCTATGGCTGGAGCCTGCTCTACGGCTCCCTGCTGCTGGGCCTTGTGGGTGGGGTCTGCACACTGGGTGCTGGCCTCTATGCCCGCGCCTCCTTCCTCACATTCCTGCTGGTCTCTGGATCCCTGGCCTCGGTGCTGGTCAGCTTTGTGGCTGTGGGGCCCAGGAGCATCACCTTGGCCCCTCGGCCCGGCCCCAATGGCTCCTCCCTGCCGCCCCAGGTCGGCCACTTCACTGGCTTCAACAGCAGCACTCTGAAGGCCAACTTGGGTG CTGGCTACGCCAAGGACTACACCACGGGGGCCATGATGACCTTTGCCAGCGTCTTTGCCGTCCTTTTTAACGGCTGCACGGGCATCATGGCGGGGGCCAACATGTCAG gGGAGCTGAAGGACCCCAGCCGGGCCATTCCTCTGGGCACCATTGTCGCTGTCACCTACACCTTCTTCATCTACaccctgcttttcttcctctccagctTCACCTGTGACAg gaccCTGCTGCAGGAGGACTACGGGTTCTTTCGTGCCATCAGCCTGTGGCCCCCACTGGTGCTGATTGGTATCTACGCCACGGCGCTCTCAGCCTCCATGAGCTCACTCATCGGGGCCTCCCGCATCCTCCATGCTCTGGCTCAGGATGACCTCTTTG GAATGATCTTGGCGCCGGCCAAGGTTGTGTCCCGAACAGGGAACCCCTGGGGAGCTGTGCTCTATTCTTGGGGCCTAGTGCAG CTGGTGCTCTTGGCTGGGAAGCTGAATACATTGGCCGCTGTGGTCACTGTCTTCTACTTGGTGGCCTATGCTGCAGTGGACCTGTCCTGCCTGAGCCTGGAGTGGGCCTCGGCCCCCAACTTCCG CCCCACCTTCAGCCTGTTCTCCTGGCATACCTGCTTGCTGGGGGTGGCCTCCTGCCTGCTCATGATGTTCCTCATCAGCCCCGGGGCCGCCGGCGGCTCCCTGCTTCTCATGGGCCTGCTTTCCGCCCTGCTCACGGCTCGAGGAGGCCCCAGCAGCTGGGGCTACGTCAGCCAGGCCTTGCTTTTCCACCAG GTGCGAAAGTACCTGCTCCGGCTGGATGTCCGGAAGGATCACGTGAAGTTCTGGCGGCCCCAGCTGCTGCTCCTGGTGGGGAACCCCCGGGGAGCCCTGCCTCTGCTGCGGCTGGCCAACCAGCTCAAGAAGGGGGGCCTCTATGTACTGGGCCACGTCACCCTGGGAGACCTTG ACTGCCTGCCCTCTGACCCTGTGCAGCCCCAGTATGGGGCATGGCTGAGCCTGGTGGACAGAGCCCAAGTGAAGGCCTTTGTGGACCTTACCCTCTCGCCCTCTGTGCGCCAGGGGGCTCAGCATCTGCTGCGGATCTCTGGCCTTG gtgGCATGAAGCCCAACACGTTGGTCCTGGGTTTCTACGATGATTCTGCACCCCAGGACCACTTCCTGACAGACCCGGCTTTCTCCGAGGCTGCTGATGGCATCCAGGAGGGTGGGTCCCCAGCCCTGAGCTCCCTGTTTCCTCCACCCCGGGCTCCTGGGAGCCCCCGGGCTCTGAGTCCCCAGGACTATGTGGCCACAGTGGCAGATGCCCTCAAGATGAACAAGAATGTGGTCCTCGCCCGGGCCTGTGGGGCGTTGCCCCCTGAGCGGCTGAGCCGGGGGTCGGGGGGCACCTCTCCGCCACATCACGTGGACGTGTGGCCCCTCAACCTGCTGCGGCCCCGGGGTGGGCCCGGCTACGTGGACGTGTGTGGCCTTTTCCTGCTGCAGATGGCAACCATCTTGGGCATGGTGCCTGCTTGGCATAGCGCCCGGCTCCGGATCTTCTTGTGCCTGGGGCCTCGAGAGGCCCCCGGGGCGGCTGAGGGGCGGCTCCGGGCATTGCTGAGCCAGCTGAGGATCAGGGCCGAAGTGCAGGAGGTGGTGTGGGGCGAGGGGGCTGGGTCTGGGGagcccgaggaggaggaggaggaaggggacttTGTGAATGGCAGGCGGGGAGACGCCGAGGCAGAGGCCCTGGCGAGCAGTGCCAATGCCCTGGTTCGGGCCCAGCAGGGGCGCAGCCGAGGAGAAGGGCCCGGGGGGCCTGAGGGTGGGGATGGCGAGGGTGGGCCTGCCACGGCCCTCACTTTCCTGTATCTGCCTCGGCCGCCGGCCGATGCTGCCCGCTATACTCGCTACCTGGCGCTGCTGGAGACTCTGACCCGTGATCTGGGCCCCACGCTGCTCATTCATGGCGTCACCCCCGTCACTTGCACTGATCTCTGA
- the SLC12A9 gene encoding solute carrier family 12 member 9 isoform X1, translating into MASENSPLLAYRLLGDEGVAFSASGAGGPGGASARKLSTFLGVVVPTVLSMFSIVVFLRIGFVVGHAGLLQALAMLLVAYFILALTVLSVCAIATNGAVRGGGAYFMISRTLGPEVGGSIGLMFYLANVCGCAVSLLGLVEAVLDVFGADSTRSSGLQVLPQGYGWSLLYGSLLLGLVGGVCTLGAGLYARASFLTFLLVSGSLASVLVSFVAVGPRSITLAPRPGPNGSSLPPQVGHFTGFNSSTLKANLGAGYAKDYTTGAMMTFASVFAVLFNGCTGIMAGANMSGELKDPSRAIPLGTIVAVTYTFFIYTLLFFLSSFTCDRTLLQEDYGFFRAISLWPPLVLIGIYATALSASMSSLIGASRILHALAQDDLFGMILAPAKVVSRTGNPWGAVLYSWGLVQLVLLAGKLNTLAAVVTVFYLVAYAAVDLSCLSLEWASAPNFRPTFSLFSWHTCLLGVASCLLMMFLISPGAAGGSLLLMGLLSALLTARGGPSSWGYVSQALLFHQVRKYLLRLDVRKDHVKFWRPQLLLLVGNPRGALPLLRLANQLKKGGLYVLGHVTLGDLDCLPSDPVQPQYGAWLSLVDRAQVKAFVDLTLSPSVRQGAQHLLRISGLGGMKPNTLVLGFYDDSAPQDHFLTDPAFSEAADGIQEGGSPALSSLFPPPRAPGSPRALSPQDYVATVADALKMNKNVVLARACGALPPERLSRGSGGTSPPHHVDVWPLNLLRPRGGPGYVDVCGLFLLQMATILGMVPAWHSARLRIFLCLGPREAPGAAEGRLRALLSQLRIRAEVQEVVWGEGAGSGEPEEEEEEGDFVNGRRGDAEAEALASSANALVRAQQGRSRGEGPGGPEGGDGEGGPATALTFLYLPRPPADAARYTRYLALLETLTRDLGPTLLIHGVTPVTCTDL; encoded by the exons ATGGCCAGTGAGAACTCTCCTCTGCTGGCCTACCGGCTCCTGGGGGATGAGGGGGTTGCCTTCTCTGCCAGTGGGGCCGGGGGTCCTGGAGGGGCATCTGCCCGGAAGCTCTCCACTTTCCTGGGTGTGGTGGTGCCCACGGTCCTGTCCATGTTCAGTATAGTTGTCTTTTTGAGAATTG GGTTCGTGGTGGGCCATGCTGGGCTGCTACAGGCTTTGGCCATGCTCCTGGTCGCCTACTTCATCCTGGCGCTCACCGTCCTCTCTGTCTGTGCCATCGCCACCAACGGAGCTGTGCGGGGGGGTGGCGCCTACT TTATGATCAGCCGGACGCTGGGGCCTGAGGTTGGGGGCAGCATTGGCCTCATGTTCTACCTGGCTAACGTCTGTGGCTGTGCCGTCTCCCTCCTGGGGCTGGTGGAGGCCGTGCTCGATGTCTTCGGGGCCG ACTCCACTCGGTCCAGTGGGCTTCAGGTCCTGCCCCAGGGCTATGGCTGGAGCCTGCTCTACGGCTCCCTGCTGCTGGGCCTTGTGGGTGGGGTCTGCACACTGGGTGCTGGCCTCTATGCCCGCGCCTCCTTCCTCACATTCCTGCTGGTCTCTGGATCCCTGGCCTCGGTGCTGGTCAGCTTTGTGGCTGTGGGGCCCAGGAGCATCACCTTGGCCCCTCGGCCCGGCCCCAATGGCTCCTCCCTGCCGCCCCAGGTCGGCCACTTCACTGGCTTCAACAGCAGCACTCTGAAGGCCAACTTGGGTG CTGGCTACGCCAAGGACTACACCACGGGGGCCATGATGACCTTTGCCAGCGTCTTTGCCGTCCTTTTTAACGGCTGCACGGGCATCATGGCGGGGGCCAACATGTCAG gGGAGCTGAAGGACCCCAGCCGGGCCATTCCTCTGGGCACCATTGTCGCTGTCACCTACACCTTCTTCATCTACaccctgcttttcttcctctccagctTCACCTGTGACAg gaccCTGCTGCAGGAGGACTACGGGTTCTTTCGTGCCATCAGCCTGTGGCCCCCACTGGTGCTGATTGGTATCTACGCCACGGCGCTCTCAGCCTCCATGAGCTCACTCATCGGGGCCTCCCGCATCCTCCATGCTCTGGCTCAGGATGACCTCTTTG GAATGATCTTGGCGCCGGCCAAGGTTGTGTCCCGAACAGGGAACCCCTGGGGAGCTGTGCTCTATTCTTGGGGCCTAGTGCAG CTGGTGCTCTTGGCTGGGAAGCTGAATACATTGGCCGCTGTGGTCACTGTCTTCTACTTGGTGGCCTATGCTGCAGTGGACCTGTCCTGCCTGAGCCTGGAGTGGGCCTCGGCCCCCAACTTCCG CCCCACCTTCAGCCTGTTCTCCTGGCATACCTGCTTGCTGGGGGTGGCCTCCTGCCTGCTCATGATGTTCCTCATCAGCCCCGGGGCCGCCGGCGGCTCCCTGCTTCTCATGGGCCTGCTTTCCGCCCTGCTCACGGCTCGAGGAGGCCCCAGCAGCTGGGGCTACGTCAGCCAGGCCTTGCTTTTCCACCAG GTGCGAAAGTACCTGCTCCGGCTGGATGTCCGGAAGGATCACGTGAAGTTCTGGCGGCCCCAGCTGCTGCTCCTGGTGGGGAACCCCCGGGGAGCCCTGCCTCTGCTGCGGCTGGCCAACCAGCTCAAGAAGGGGGGCCTCTATGTACTGGGCCACGTCACCCTGGGAGACCTTG ACTGCCTGCCCTCTGACCCTGTGCAGCCCCAGTATGGGGCATGGCTGAGCCTGGTGGACAGAGCCCAAGTGAAGGCCTTTGTGGACCTTACCCTCTCGCCCTCTGTGCGCCAGGGGGCTCAGCATCTGCTGCGGATCTCTGGCCTTG gtgGCATGAAGCCCAACACGTTGGTCCTGGGTTTCTACGATGATTCTGCACCCCAGGACCACTTCCTGACAGACCCGGCTTTCTCCGAGGCTGCTGATGGCATCCAGGAGGGTGGGTCCCCAGCCCTGAGCTCCCTGTTTCCTCCACCCCGGGCTCCTGGGAGCCCCCGGGCTCTGAGTCCCCAGGACTATGTGGCCACAGTGGCAGATGCCCTCAAGATGAACAAGAATGTGGTCCTCGCCCGGGCCTGTGGGGCGTTGCCCCCTGAGCGGCTGAGCCGGGGGTCGGGGGGCACCTCTCCGCCACATCACGTGGACGTGTGGCCCCTCAACCTGCTGCGGCCCCGGGGTGGGCCCGGCTACGTGGACGTGTGTGGCCTTTTCCTGCTGCAGATGGCAACCATCTTGGGCATGGTGCCTGCTTGGCATAGCGCCCGGCTCCGGATCTTCTTGTGCCTGGGGCCTCGAGAGGCCCCCGGGGCGGCTGAGGGGCGGCTCCGGGCATTGCTGAGCCAGCTGAGGATCAGGGCCGAAGTGCAGGAGGTGGTGTGGGGCGAGGGGGCTGGGTCTGGGGagcccgaggaggaggaggaggaaggggacttTGTGAATGGCAGGCGGGGAGACGCCGAGGCAGAGGCCCTGGCGAGCAGTGCCAATGCCCTGGTTCGGGCCCAGCAGGGGCGCAGCCGAGGAGAAGGGCCCGGGGGGCCTGAGGGTGGGGATGGCGAGGGTGGGCCTGCCACGGCCCTCACTTTCCTGTATCTGCCTCGGCCGCCGGCCGATGCTGCCCGCTATACTCGCTACCTGGCGCTGCTGGAGACTCTGACCCGTGATCTGGGCCCCACGCTGCTCATTCATGGCGTCACCCCCGTCACTTGCACTGATCTCTGA